The Hydrogenispora ethanolica nucleotide sequence TACGAATTGCGTGGAATGATGGAGAGATGTATATTCTGCAATGGAAACGATCATTAGTGAACAGGACAAATTCTGAAAATCCTGGAATTGGCGTTAGGAAGGATGGTCGTGCGGCGGCGGGAACGTCCCAAACCGGATACGAGTATGATGTAAAAAACATTAAATAACTGGCTTATTTGAAAAAATCGCCTTCTTTGCCTATTTTAACAAATAGGGAGGAGGTGATAAAATTGGACAATCAAATGAGCAAGCTTCGCCAAAAAATTGAAGTTGCCCGTAAAGAAATGGAAAGGTTGTGGGATTTAAAGAAACGGACTGATCCCGAAGTTTTAAGAGCCGCAGCGAAAGTCGACAAATTACTAAACGAGTATCGAAAATTACTAGAGCAAAACGCGGAAAAGTAGGAAAACGGCCGTCACCTTGAGGTGACGGCTTCGTTATTCGTAGAATGGTGAGTTCAATAAGCTGACGGAATAGCGGGGACCCTGAGATTGCTAAGCCGGTACGAATGTGGTTGAAAACCCGGATTGGGAACAAAAATAGCGGGCGGACGTTAAATTAAATATGGAGAGTGAGACCAGGCTCTCCGGGCAAATCCATACCCCCATTACCTCCTTTTTAAAACCCGGCGATTCGGTAGCAGTACCGGTCCGCCGGGTTTTGTTTCCGCCATGGGCGTGCAGAGAGGTATAACAACGACTTTATCACTGGAGAGCATTGTATAATTGATCAATAATCTTTTGTCCAGAAAGGCAAGATTCAGATGGACCGCTATCTCAAGGGCGCCCGGTCATGCCTATTCCCCAGAAAAGATAGTACCATTAGAAGCCATGTGATAAAGTCTGTCGAATCAAAAAATCTTTATGAAGTCAACTCAACTTTCGCAGATCAAATATACCAGTAAACCCTCGCAATCATAGGTAAAGCATCATGACAAGAAATCATCTTGACATATATAAAAATAAGTGATTGAGTTTCCATGTAAAAAAATAAACAAATGAATGTAAGCGATTGAGGGTCGATGGGGACTATTCCTGCCCCCACACCCCCAGGACCAAAGGGTGTAGTGGGACACCCTTTGGAATCCGCCCACTTGGAACCGAGGTTCCAAGACCTCCTCATTCATCCGGGGTTCTAGCATGTCGCCGCCATCCCTGGCATTCTGACTGGCAACCAAGTGTAGGCTTCCGTTGACGACCGCAGGTTTTTCATCCACGAAAATATGCGGCGTCCGCCTTCTTCCCTGAAGGCGGTTACTGTTTCGTAAGCTAAGGGCTCCTAACGACTTTTGAGTTTGATTAAAAACCAGAAAAGACAAAATAGCAACCGTCTCCATGGAGGGAGTCGGCGCCGCTTCTTTTCCAATGCAACGACATTATTCCCCTAGTATAGATGATTTGCGAAAATAACGAACGCTTTACCGTTTTTTCGCAAATCATGTTCTTTGAAGATAATGTCGTTGCATAGGAGGATGAAAAACAGCGGTCGAGAACGGAAGCCATGACCTGGTTGCCGGACAGATGGCCAGGGATGGCGAAGACGTTCTAGAACTGGGATGAATGAGGGAGGCTTGGAATCCGTAGGTTCTCAGCGACAGGAAGTCGCAAAGATGAGGCCCCACGGATGGATACGGCCGAATCCAACGGTTTTTTGGTTATTTTTTTACCGCTAAAAAAGTAACCCGCCGCCGGAACCGTGGGCCAAAGGAACAAGCATCCATAAGTTTTTCCCCCGCAACATTCAATATCAGTTCTGCTTTTAAGCCGTTTGTCAAGCTAACTTTCTTTTTTTCTTTTATGCTTATGTATCTATGGCTTTGTTTGCTTTGTTCTCTGCGAAAGTTGAGAAGTCAATTTTAACGACTTTATCACTGCTTTTCTAAGCTTTTGTGTTCACCCCGACCTTCGGACGGGGTTTATCACAACGCTTTTAGAAGAATTAAGCTGAAGGTGGACGTTTTGGAGAACCTTAACATAAACTAAAGGAGCTAACCCATAATCATGGGCGAACTCCTTTCCTATATCAGATGAAAAGTCTTTGAATCAGCATTCACATCCGAAAAGCCGGTTGTGAATGGCCGGATGATTGACCATTTTTATCATATGAATCAGGGAATATGTCGTAACCCATTTGGGCGCCCAAAAAACTGGTTGCGATTTTTTGAAATTAGGCTAGGGCAGACAGATAATCTGTCCGCGGTAGATGATTGAATTAACACTAAGACTGGGATTGAAGTTCACAATTTCTTCCTGGGAAACGCCGAGTTGATTCGCTAATGTATAGACGTCGCTGTCTTCTTGCATCGTATAGGCTGTTCCGCCGTAAGGGCAATAGCTCGGTTGCTGAAAGCCTGGATAGTACAATGGGCCGTAACGATAGGGTTGGTAATAGCCCGGCCTTCGATAGCGATACCGAAATCTCGGTCGTTCCCGGTCTCTCGGTCGTTCCGGTCCTCTGCGCCGTTGTTCGTCAAGCGATTCGGCAAGCCCTTCATTGAATGATTCTTCGAACGATTCGTACATGGCTGCAATTTTCACCTCACTTGCTTTTTCTACATTCTATGAGCCTGTAAAGAAATTTGCCTTAAGCCAAATGAACAAGTTTGATTTGCCCAGTATGCTTGGGTTTTAATCCGCTATGGAATGGTAATTTTTTCGGAAAGCTCACTTCAATCCGGTGGTTCAGATGTTAAAAAATCGAATCTTAAAAAGTCTTAAAAAGAACACCACACGCCCTTCATGCTTTCTACATATCCAGGGTGTATATTCAGACCATAGTCGTTTTTTCATATCATACCTCCTTACCATACCTCCTTTTTTGCCCGGTGAATTCCATCGGGTTTATTTTTTTATGCCCGAATGGCGGAAAAGTTATAACCTTCCCGGTTTGCTGGGACTTTTAAGATCGAGTTTACGGGCTCGGGAAGCTATCTATATAAGTTGAATTCAATTTCTAATATGCATCATGTCCCGTAAGCCTTCCATGATGGATAAATTGAGGAATTGAATTCAACTTATTACCGCAGTAATAGGATGAAATAAATTCCGCTTTATTTTTATTTGCATTCAGCTTTGTTAAAAGTCGTTGCATTAGGAATGCAAATCGTAGTTAAGAAATTTATTTCATCCTATCAAGTGAAAAAGCAGTTGGTTTCGCTTCAAAAAATTGGCTGCAAGAGGGAGTCAATCCATGGGTTATTTGAAGAGGCGCGGAAAATAATATTGGGTGGTTGAGCCGTATGGAGAGAAAAGGACAGGATGAACTGGAGGATTGCCAAGTTGAACTGGAAAAAGGTTCTGCTGATTGTCTTTGCTGCGGTTAGTTTAGCCGCCCTGTACTTCGCCATTCATTCTTCCCTTCATTATATGGCCAAGCATCCTGTTCCGGAAGTGAATCCCCCCGAGCAACGGCCCGCTCATAGCCAATTTTTCTGGGAAAATGATGAGAAATTTTTAAAACTGCGCGCCAGGTATCAAACCCCGGTGAGGATGGCGGCATTTCAAACTACCCTGCCGGATCCATTGCCGGGTGAAGAATATAATGTGGGGTTAGCTGCAGAAATGTTGAAAGGAACCGTGGTTCAAAGGGAGGGGATTTTCTCAATGAATCAAACTCTTGGACCAAGGACCCGGGAGAGAGGGTTTCGAGAAGGTCCGGCCTATGCGGGAGGCCGGGTTATTCGAGTCATCGGCGGCGGAATCTGTAAAATATCCACCACCCTTTACAATGTAGCTGTTTTGGCCAATTTGGAGATCATGGAGCGTCGTCCCCATGGGATGCTGGTTCCCTATGTCCCGCCAGGACAGGATGCCACGGTTTCTTATGGAACCACTGATTTTAAATTCCGGAATACCAGTGGTCAGCCGATCATGATTTGGGCCGAAAAACGAAATACCACTCTATATATGGTTTTTTATGGGAGGGCTCCGGCACCCCGGGTGATCTGGCATCATCGGGTCTTATCGCGGCGTGAGATGCCGGTCATCCGTCGCTATAATTCCCGTTTGCCCGCAGGGGAGGAAAAAATCGTTCAACCCGGAGCCGAAGGAATGAAGATCAAAAACTGGGTGATGATAAGTCGGGCCAACGGTAAAACGGAACGGAAAGAATTGGGGATAGACCATTACCAACCGATGCCGCAGATCATCGAATCCGGAAAGTAGTATGGGTTCCATCGCGCGATAATCCGAATCATAGAAAATGTTATGCCGAAATATTGATGAAACCTTGCTCATATCATCGTTTCACTTTTTTAAAGTTTAACGGTCGGGTTAACCCATGAGAATCCCGACGACGGGATAGCCCGACAAGGAGACCGGCGCGTGTTGCCGCAGAAATGCGCCGGTCAAATCCTGGCCGGCGAGATGGTTGAAATGTTTCCCCTGGACAAAGACGGTGGTGACGTCATATACGGTTTGATTCACGGCTACGTAAGCGGGCATTCCGTTTTGGCCGTTATAGCGGCTGAGTTCGGCGCGGGTGAAGCGGCGGTTGGCAGGAATCTCAGGCATCTTTTTCAGCTCCGATCATACCAGAGTATTCAGGGTCATCTTGTGCTTGCCATCCAGGTCGAGCAGACGGGTGGCGCAGGAAAGGCAGGGATCGAAGGAACGGACGATCCGGCCCGGTTCCGTCGGGTTCTCCGGCCCGGCGACACAACCCAGGAGCGCGGTTTCGGCCGGCCCACGCCCGCCCGCCTCGTCTTTGGGGGAAAAGTTCCAGGTACTTGGAGTAATGATGGTATACGATTCAATGTCCGTTCCGGCGATGGCCGCCGAGTGCAACAAGGGGCCGCGGGGCGCGTCATTGGCTTGAAATGCCCGAGATGCGACCGGCTTTTCGAGTGGGACGATATACTTGCCATGGAGCGGCAAACTCCGGATCCATTCTTTGATCCAGTCCGAGATGAGTGCCGCCTCTTCGGCCCGGGCCACGATCCGTTCCATGACGCCCAAAGCACGGGGTGGCTCAAAACCATGGGCCGGTCCGGCGATGATTTTGCGCGCCAAGGGACCGCCTTCACAAGCCATGCCTTGATAGCGAGGCGCCTTGACCCAAGTATAAGCTCCCGGTTTAGCGGGGGAAGGTTCGATTTCCGAAGCCGTTTTTTCAAACCAGCTATGGAGGATGCTTTCGGTTATCTCCGTCGCGCGGACCGGCAGCAGCGCGCCGTCCCTCCAGAGACCGGCGGGGAAATGCCCGCCGAACCGGGGGTCAAATAAGCCGAACGATAAGAAATGTCCCGGTCCGGCACCGATCCCGCGATACTCCGGATAGACCTCGGCTAACAGCTGCGCGTCAGGCAACATGACACCGTGAATGAATTCACTCACTTCTTCCAGTAAAGACTGGAATTGGATACGGCGGTCGGCGCTCGGCGGGACGGTGACTCCGGCGGCGACCAAGCCATGCTGGTGCGGGACCTTACCGCCGAAAACCGCGAGCATTTCATGGCATTTCCGGCCGGCCGCCATGGAGGCGAAATAGTGCTCGATATAGGAACGCTGCTGGGCGGGGTGGAGACGGGAAGGCTCGGGATGGCTGCTTGCCGGAACCGGAAGCGTGGCGTCGCCCATGACGGCGGCATCCAAGTAATCCGGCAGCGCCAGCAGGTAAAAATGGCGGATGTGATTCTGCAGAAACTCCGCTCCCAGCATCGCCTGTTGCAGCAGGATCATTTCCGGCGGGGCCTCGCTCCCGTACAGTTGTCCCACCATCCGGGCGGCGGTATAACCGTGGGCCATGGAGCAGATGCCGCAGATTCGCTCCGTAAAATAAACCGCGTCGGTGATCTTGCGGCCGCGCATCATGGACTCAAAACCGCGAAATTGCTCCCCCATGACTTGAGCCTCGCAAACCCTGCCGGCTGGATCGGTAAAAAGATTGATGCTTAAGAGCCCGCTAATCCGGGTGACCGGACTGAAGGTTATCTTCATCTCAGGCTTCCTCCGGCGGCTTCTTCGGCCCGCTTGCGTCGGCGCGTCCTCCCCGGCGCGGCAATTTTTCCGGCAATGGCACATCAAATGGGCTGGAGCGATCGGGAAAACCCGATTTGGTACAGCCAATGCAGGGAGTGCTTGCTTTGACCGGCCAATTCAGGTGGTCATTCCAAAGCCGGTTGGGACAGTCGGCGCCGGCCACGGGTCCCATGCATCCTAAGGAGTACATGCATTCCGCGTCGCCCGGTGCGGCCGCGAAGCAATGGTGGTCAAAATAGGAACGGCGTTGGCACAGGCTGTGGATGGTTTGACCGTAAAAAAGGGTAGGCCGCTGATAACGGTCCACTTCGGGCAGGCCGAAGCGGACCAGGTGGTAAAGGGTTCCGATGAACCAGTCGGGGTTAACCGGGCAACCGGGAACATTGATGACCGGGCGGTCCTGAATCAGTTCCCATACGCCTTTGCTGCCGGAAGGGTTGGGACGGGCCGCCGCAGGGCCGCCGAACGCGGCGCAAGTTCCCACCGCCATGATAAACCGGGATTTGGGAGCCAGATAGTGAAGGAGCTCCTCGCTGGTAAAAACGGACCCGTCGTTTTGAAACGGAATGACATACCGGCCCTGACCGGCCGTAGCGATTGCGCCCTCCACCGCCAGGATGAAATCACCCGCTTCCGCCGTTTGAAACAGCATCTCGCGCGCCCTGGTCCCTTGGTCCGGCATGAGCGCGTTCCAATATTTGACCGCCACCAAAGAACAGAGGATCTGGCTCAGTCCGGGCGCAACCGAATTCAGAAGCGAAATCGAATCCCCGGAACAAGCATTGGCCTCAAACCAGACCAGAGCGGGTTTTGGAGCGGGTGAAAAAAGATCCCCCTCCGAGTATCGGGCCAAACCGTCGCTACCATCCGGCCGGCCCCTACGGATATGACAGAAGTTTTGAAATGAATCGGGATGAGCCATAATTCCTCCGGCGAAACCATACAATGGATAATAAATGGTATGCTGCGAGAGGCAATTTTAGCGAAGGAATGTTCGAAAATTGCGGGAAATTTGCATTATCGGCATTGGCAACGAAATTCGCGGCGATGACGGGGTGGGTCCCGCCGTGGTACGGGAGTTGCAAAAAGGGGCGTTGAGCCAGCAAGCTGATTTTTTCGATCTCGGCGGCAAGCTTTTTGAGATACCGGATCTGGCGCGCTCCTATCCCTCGGCCTTCATCGTGGATGCCTTGCCGCCGGCAGGCGACCCCGGCACGATAACCTTCATTCCTTGGCACAAACGGTGGAAGGAGCCAGTTGCCCGGTATTCGCTCCATGACTTGGATTTAATATGGCAAATGCAAATGGCCGGCGATGATGCCGAAAAAATTTGGTTGGTTGGGGTTGAAATTGCCTCGCTCGAGTGGGGTGTATGCCTTTCACCGGAACTGAATCGAAAATTGCCGGATATTATCAGGACAATAACACGCCAGATTCACTCTTTATTGGAGGAATGAATGGCAAGCGGATCCGCTTCGCAGGAATTCCGGCATTGTCCATTTGTAATATAAAGGAAATTGCGGCTTTTTGGAGAATGTTTCCATTAAAACAATATGGAGGTTTAGCGATGCTGGATAAAATCATTGCCGAGGGCGAAGCGGTCCGCAAGAAATGCGTAAAGGATGGAACCTATGGGGAATACCTTGCCGGAGAAGCGTATGAAAAATGGATCGCCAAAGGAATCATTTATCTGGAGAAGAACCATCAAGGAGAGACGATAACCAAAAATTTTCTCGAGGCAACGCAAAGCCGTGCCGGGGAATCCATTTCCAATTATGAGAAAATGATGGGCATTTTAAAAGCAATCCAAGAATTTGAGGAATAAGTCGCACCTTCGGGTGCTCTTTTATTGCAAAAAAGGAAAGGGCGTAAGCCGGCGAAATCCGGGGAATCATCCGGCATGAAAAGAATTTGGGACTTGCAATTCGGTCGATGGGATGAAGGAAAGGCCGATTTTATGGAGAATATTCAGCAATTATTATTATTGGACACGTAATGGCGAATCACTCATTATTTTGAAATTTTTGGAATTGTGAGAGAACGGAAGCTCTTTTTAAAATATGCCAGGGAAAAATATTATGTCAAAGTGGTTGTTGCTTTTCGTCGGTTTTTTGCTCTTTGAGGGTTGGGCCGCCGCGGCGCCGGAGGTCGTGCGAACCCCCCTCGCCGTCCCGGGGATCGGAACGGTCCACCGCTATCGGATCGGCCGGAATGTCACCATCGGGGTCAATTTTAATTTAGAATTACTGTGCATCGCCACGGCGGCCGGCAGCGGGTTTACCCACCCGGGATACGGCGCCGTTCAAAATGAAATCCGTGATCAGAGCCAGGCTTATTACAGCATGTTTCAGACGATGCAAAGCGCCCTGGCGATGAATGATTTGTCCTTGCGGATGATGGCGCTTCCGGCGCGGAAGTTCAGCACCCCCATTCTGAGTCGAGTTTTAAACCGCGGCCAGATTTTATCCGGGACATTCGGTTATCAGACAAGGCCTTCCGAAAAGCTGGCGGATTTCCCATTAATCGGCACACTGCGGAGCTTTTATCGGGAAAGCGATTCGGGACGTTTTTTCGCCCAGTTGCTTCCCGAATATAATCGCATCACGGATCGTTTTGTTGTAAGGTTTAAAGCCCATTATATCGGGCAGCTCGAGGATTTCTTCGGGGTCGATGCGGGTCAGAACCGTTTTAACATCATTTTGTCGCCGCTGTATAGCGGGGGAGGAGCTTTATACCTGATCAACCGGCAAGGCACAACCACCCATTTCGCCATCATTAATCCCTGCTTGCCACGGGCCCGGATCCTTCGGTTGTTATATCACGAAACGGCTCATACTTTCTTAATGCCGCTGCTCCAGCGACGGATGAGCCTCCTGCGGAGGTACAGGATCTATCAGAATGCTCTGAACCCGGAGGTTGACGGAGTGGTGCGCAATAATTTTTATAGTTTGATGAATGAAACCTTGGCTCGGGTCATCACCGCGAGCATGATAGCGCAGTATCAAGATGGCGCCGCCGCAGAACAGCTTATCTTGAGAGAAAAGAATTCCGGCTGGAAAAACATTGACGAACTGTATTCCCTGGTTCAGAATCAATACCTGACTCAGCGGGAGCGGTATCCGACTTTCGACGATTTTCTGCCGGTCATTTTTCGGTACTTGAAAGTCAAAAGCACCGGAGAATCATTCGATATCGGGCCGCCATTCCGGACAGCGCAACCAATTGTCATGGCCAAAACCCATCCGGCGAATGGCTGAGCGCCCGGGTCAGCACATTCGTCTTAACCCTTGGAAACCTTGTTGCGCTCTGAGAACGGAGGGAATGAACCGAAAATTTGGTTCATGGGAGAACTTCTGGAACAAAACAGGCGGGCCAACGTTGAAAGAATTAGAAGCGTTGTGAAAAACCCTGTCCGAAGGCCAGGGTGAACACAAAAGCTCAGAAAAGCAAGTGATAAAGTCGTTTTTTAGTCCATTGGAAGGATGATTTCCAAATTTGAGGACTTTATCACATGGCTTTTAGGAGAGTTAAGACCAGACTCTTCGAAATGTTCATCATGGATCCTCCTTTTCAAAGTCCGGCGACTGGGCAAAATACCATCGTCGGACTTCTTCTTTTTTCATATTTTCTACTCTGTGCAGCTGAGGGCGAAAATGACATGGATTGGCTGCTTGACAATGGCAAGGGACGGGGGTACATTAATTTCATAGAACGTATTCGGTGAATTTGTTCACCGGAACAGAAGGGACGGAGGCCAGGATATGCGAGACAAATACGCAAGCTTGTTTGAGGAGACTGCCATCGGCACATGCCGGCTGAAGAATCGTTTTGCGATGGCGCCGATGGGTCCGTTGGGGCTTGGCGACGCCGAAGGCGGCTTCAATCAACGGGGGATCGATTATTATGTGGAGCGGGCCCGCGGCGGTACGGGCCTGATCATTACCGGAGTCACCTTTGTGGATAACCGGATCGAGCAGCATGATATGCCTAGTGTCCCTTGCTCCACCCATAATTCGGTTCATTTTATCCGCACCGCCCGGGAGTTGACGGAGAAGATTCATGCCTACGATTCGAAGATCTTTTTGCAGTTGTCCGGCGGATTTGGCCGGGTTACCATTCCGACGAATTTGGGAGAGCATCCGCCGGTGGCGCCTTCTCCCATCCCCCACCGCTGGCTGGATAAAACCTGCCGGCCGTTGACCCGGGAGGAGATCCACGAGATTGTGGTGCAGTTCGGGAAAGGCGCCTTCCATGCCAAGCGGGCCGGATTCGACGGCGTTCAGATTCATGCGGTGCATGAAGGCTATTTGCTGGATCAGTTCGCTATCGCCCTGTTTAATCAGCGCGATGACGAATACGGCGGGAGCCTCGAAAACCGCTTGCGGTTCGCGCGGGAAGTGTTAATGGAGATCAAGCGGACCTGCGGGGCCGATTTCCCGGTCACGTTGCGTTACAGCGTCAAAAGCTTCATCAAGGACTGGCGGGTCGGCGCGTTGCCGGGCGAAGCATTCAGCGAAAAAGGCAAGGACGTTGCCGAAGGCATCGAGGCTGCCAGGTTGCTGGCGCAATACGGCTATGACGCGCTGGATGTGGATGTAGGGTGTTATGATGCTTGGTGGTGGAACCATCCGCCGATGTACCAGGAGAAGGGGTTGTATATTCCCTACGCCAAAATGGTACGGGAGGCCGTCGACGTGCCGGTGATCTGCGCGGGACGGATGGACGATCCCGAACTGGCGCTAAAGGCTCTCAACGAAGGCGCGTGCGACATCATCTCCCTGGGACGGCCGCTGTTGGCCGATCCAGAGTATGTGAATAAATTGGCGGCCGGCCATACCGCCGCGATCCGGCCATGCATTTCTTGCCAAGAAGGCTGCATGGGACGCATTCAGGAATATTCGGCGCTCAATTGCGCCGTCAATCCGCAGGCCTGCCGCGAACGTTCGGAGCGTCTGGTGCCCGCCCCGCGCCAGAAACGGATCCTGATCGTCGGCGGAGGGGTAGCCGGCTGCGAGGCTGCCCGGGTGCTGGCATTGCGCGGCCATGAGCCGGCGGTTTATGAAAAAACGGACCGGCTCGGCGGGAATCTGATCCCCGGCGGCATGCCTTCCTTTAAGGAGGACGATCATGCCCTGGCGGCCTGGTATGCCCATCAACTGAAGCAACTCGGCGTCGCGGTGCACTTGAATGCGGCAATGGATGCCGAAGCCATCCGCAATTGGGGGGCGGACGCGGTGATCGTGGCGACCGGCTCGAATCCCAAAATGGTAACGCTGGAAGGGGCCCCGCTTTATCCCGCCGCCGACGTACTGTTGGGAAGAGTAAAAGCCGGGCAAGACGTGGTGGTGATCGGCGGCGGACTGGTCGGCTGCGAGATCGCACTCTGGCTCCGCGAGCAGCAAAAAACAGTGACCATCGTCGAAACGCTGCCGAAACTATTGGCCATCAACGCCCCGTTGTGTCACGCCAACAGCGACATGCTGGCGGCACTGATCCCCTTCAAAGGCATCGACGCCATCACTTCCGCCAAGGTAACCGGCTATGAGGACGGTTCGGCGCTGGTGGAAACGGCCGACGGGACGCGGCGGGTCAAGGCGGACACGGTCATCGCGGCCATCGGCTACCTGCCGGAGAATACGCTCTACCAAAAACTGCGGCCGGAGCTTCCAGAGCTATATCTGCTGGGCGACGCCCGCCGGGTCGCCAACATCATGTATGCGATCTGGGACGCTTACGAAGTGGCCAGCCACATTCAGTAGGCGGGAGGCGGACTTCTCATTTTTAAATTTTCCACAGGATGATCTTAGGATTCAATAGACTTGATCCCAGGGCTTTTAGTATAATGGTCACTGTAAAGGAGGGCCTTCATGGCCAAGCGGTTGACCAATCGTACCAAGCAGGCTTTATCCACTAAAAACCGGATTTATCAG carries:
- a CDS encoding aspartyl-phosphate phosphatase Spo0E family protein; amino-acid sequence: MDNQMSKLRQKIEVARKEMERLWDLKKRTDPEVLRAAAKVDKLLNEYRKLLEQNAEK
- a CDS encoding VanW family protein, with translation MNWKKVLLIVFAAVSLAALYFAIHSSLHYMAKHPVPEVNPPEQRPAHSQFFWENDEKFLKLRARYQTPVRMAAFQTTLPDPLPGEEYNVGLAAEMLKGTVVQREGIFSMNQTLGPRTRERGFREGPAYAGGRVIRVIGGGICKISTTLYNVAVLANLEIMERRPHGMLVPYVPPGQDATVSYGTTDFKFRNTSGQPIMIWAEKRNTTLYMVFYGRAPAPRVIWHHRVLSRREMPVIRRYNSRLPAGEEKIVQPGAEGMKIKNWVMISRANGKTERKELGIDHYQPMPQIIESGK
- a CDS encoding cytochrome b5 domain-containing protein; translated protein: MPEIPANRRFTRAELSRYNGQNGMPAYVAVNQTVYDVTTVFVQGKHFNHLAGQDLTGAFLRQHAPVSLSGYPVVGILMG
- a CDS encoding nickel-dependent hydrogenase large subunit, producing MKITFSPVTRISGLLSINLFTDPAGRVCEAQVMGEQFRGFESMMRGRKITDAVYFTERICGICSMAHGYTAARMVGQLYGSEAPPEMILLQQAMLGAEFLQNHIRHFYLLALPDYLDAAVMGDATLPVPASSHPEPSRLHPAQQRSYIEHYFASMAAGRKCHEMLAVFGGKVPHQHGLVAAGVTVPPSADRRIQFQSLLEEVSEFIHGVMLPDAQLLAEVYPEYRGIGAGPGHFLSFGLFDPRFGGHFPAGLWRDGALLPVRATEITESILHSWFEKTASEIEPSPAKPGAYTWVKAPRYQGMACEGGPLARKIIAGPAHGFEPPRALGVMERIVARAEEAALISDWIKEWIRSLPLHGKYIVPLEKPVASRAFQANDAPRGPLLHSAAIAGTDIESYTIITPSTWNFSPKDEAGGRGPAETALLGCVAGPENPTEPGRIVRSFDPCLSCATRLLDLDGKHKMTLNTLV
- a CDS encoding hydrogenase small subunit; its protein translation is MAHPDSFQNFCHIRRGRPDGSDGLARYSEGDLFSPAPKPALVWFEANACSGDSISLLNSVAPGLSQILCSLVAVKYWNALMPDQGTRAREMLFQTAEAGDFILAVEGAIATAGQGRYVIPFQNDGSVFTSEELLHYLAPKSRFIMAVGTCAAFGGPAAARPNPSGSKGVWELIQDRPVINVPGCPVNPDWFIGTLYHLVRFGLPEVDRYQRPTLFYGQTIHSLCQRRSYFDHHCFAAAPGDAECMYSLGCMGPVAGADCPNRLWNDHLNWPVKASTPCIGCTKSGFPDRSSPFDVPLPEKLPRRGGRADASGPKKPPEEA
- a CDS encoding hydrogenase maturation protease — protein: MREICIIGIGNEIRGDDGVGPAVVRELQKGALSQQADFFDLGGKLFEIPDLARSYPSAFIVDALPPAGDPGTITFIPWHKRWKEPVARYSLHDLDLIWQMQMAGDDAEKIWLVGVEIASLEWGVCLSPELNRKLPDIIRTITRQIHSLLEE
- a CDS encoding DUF4932 domain-containing protein, which translates into the protein MSKWLLLFVGFLLFEGWAAAAPEVVRTPLAVPGIGTVHRYRIGRNVTIGVNFNLELLCIATAAGSGFTHPGYGAVQNEIRDQSQAYYSMFQTMQSALAMNDLSLRMMALPARKFSTPILSRVLNRGQILSGTFGYQTRPSEKLADFPLIGTLRSFYRESDSGRFFAQLLPEYNRITDRFVVRFKAHYIGQLEDFFGVDAGQNRFNIILSPLYSGGGALYLINRQGTTTHFAIINPCLPRARILRLLYHETAHTFLMPLLQRRMSLLRRYRIYQNALNPEVDGVVRNNFYSLMNETLARVITASMIAQYQDGAAAEQLILREKNSGWKNIDELYSLVQNQYLTQRERYPTFDDFLPVIFRYLKVKSTGESFDIGPPFRTAQPIVMAKTHPANG
- a CDS encoding FAD-dependent oxidoreductase; translated protein: MRDKYASLFEETAIGTCRLKNRFAMAPMGPLGLGDAEGGFNQRGIDYYVERARGGTGLIITGVTFVDNRIEQHDMPSVPCSTHNSVHFIRTARELTEKIHAYDSKIFLQLSGGFGRVTIPTNLGEHPPVAPSPIPHRWLDKTCRPLTREEIHEIVVQFGKGAFHAKRAGFDGVQIHAVHEGYLLDQFAIALFNQRDDEYGGSLENRLRFAREVLMEIKRTCGADFPVTLRYSVKSFIKDWRVGALPGEAFSEKGKDVAEGIEAARLLAQYGYDALDVDVGCYDAWWWNHPPMYQEKGLYIPYAKMVREAVDVPVICAGRMDDPELALKALNEGACDIISLGRPLLADPEYVNKLAAGHTAAIRPCISCQEGCMGRIQEYSALNCAVNPQACRERSERLVPAPRQKRILIVGGGVAGCEAARVLALRGHEPAVYEKTDRLGGNLIPGGMPSFKEDDHALAAWYAHQLKQLGVAVHLNAAMDAEAIRNWGADAVIVATGSNPKMVTLEGAPLYPAADVLLGRVKAGQDVVVIGGGLVGCEIALWLREQQKTVTIVETLPKLLAINAPLCHANSDMLAALIPFKGIDAITSAKVTGYEDGSALVETADGTRRVKADTVIAAIGYLPENTLYQKLRPELPELYLLGDARRVANIMYAIWDAYEVASHIQ